A window of Desulfovibrio sp. TomC genomic DNA:
GGGGTTTTGCCGGTCGCCAGCAGCCGCAGGTCATGGTCGAGATCATCGTACTGGGTGGGAGAAAAACGGAGGTCAAAGCCGCCAAGGCCGGCCAGGACCGGTCCGGCAAAAAGGTGGCAGCAGCCGGTCACGGTCGCGCAGGGCCGCGAAAGGCCAAACTGGCCCCAGTCCGGGGAGGAGAGCCACGGCCGGGCCAGTTCAAATCCCCGGCCGAGCGTGCCCGGCTCGCGGGGCGTGGGCAGCAGATGGGCGTCGCCGGACTGGACATAGGCCGGGGCCTCAAGGCCGCGCACCCGACAACCCCAGACCCCGGCCCCGGGACAGGCGGCCACGGCTGCGCCAAAGCGGCCAAGCCAGTCCGGCGGCACCAGGGCGTCGTCGTCGAGGTAGGCCGCAAACGCACTGGCTCGCACTTCGGGCAGGGCCGCCAGCCAGTTGCGGGCAGCCGGCGCGCCGATATTGACCGGCAGGCGCACCGTCGCAAGGCGCTCCCCGAACCGGGCGGCCGCCCCGGCCAACACCTCGGCCACGGCCGATCCCGGACTGCCGTTGTCCAGCACCACCAAATGCGCCCCCGGGGCATAGGTCCAATCGGTCCCGGCCAGGGCGTCCAGGGTCCGGGCCAGAAGCGCCGGGCTGTTATAACAATAGACCAGGACGGCCACGGACCCGGGCAGCGGAACGGTCTGCCGGTCCAGGCCGGCGGCCACGTCGGCGAACCGGGCCGTCAGCAGGCGGTCGAAGGGGCGAAGGGACAGGGCTGCGGCGTAGTGGCCAAGCGCCGCCTCGCGTGCGCCCTGGGCCAGCTTGGCCTCGGCCAGCCGGAAGGCGGCTGCGCCATTGGGCCGGTCGGTTGCCGCCAGCCGCAGATGGGCCTCGGCTTCCCCGGCCCGGCCGGCCAGCAGGGCCAGCTCGCCGGCGATCAGGCGGCCTGGGCCGGACAACGCCCCGCCCAGGCCGGCAAAGGCGGCCTCGATCTCCCGGGTGTCGGACCCGGCCGGCAGCATGGGGGTCACCGTCGCCAGCCGGGCCAGGACGCCGACCTCGCCCGGGGCCTTGTGGTGTCGGGCCAGCAGATAGGCCGCCATCCGGGCACTCTCGCGCCGGGCGGCCAGCCGCTCGAAATACGGCTCCGGACAGGCCGGGGCGGCGGCCGCCGCCACCGCTGCCGCGACCTGTCCGGCCGGGGACGCCGTTCCCAGGCGGGCGGCAACCAGCCGGGCGGCAGCCGCGTCAAAGGGCGCGTCCTCCCACACGGCCAGGGCCAGGGCGTCGGCCAGGGCCGAAGCCCCCTCCCCGGCCGCCACGGCGGCGTCCCGGGCCGGGATCAGACCGGCCCCTGTGCCGCCGATGGCCAACAGGCGGGCCAGCTCCCGGGGCATGGTCGCATACTGTCCCGCCATAGCCCGTCCCTCGTGTCGCGTCCGCGATATTCGTTGTTGTGCATGCACCGGGC
This region includes:
- a CDS encoding glycosyltransferase family 2 protein, whose amino-acid sequence is MAGQYATMPRELARLLAIGGTGAGLIPARDAAVAAGEGASALADALALAVWEDAPFDAAAARLVAARLGTASPAGQVAAAVAAAAAPACPEPYFERLAARRESARMAAYLLARHHKAPGEVGVLARLATVTPMLPAGSDTREIEAAFAGLGGALSGPGRLIAGELALLAGRAGEAEAHLRLAATDRPNGAAAFRLAEAKLAQGAREAALGHYAAALSLRPFDRLLTARFADVAAGLDRQTVPLPGSVAVLVYCYNSPALLARTLDALAGTDWTYAPGAHLVVLDNGSPGSAVAEVLAGAAARFGERLATVRLPVNIGAPAARNWLAALPEVRASAFAAYLDDDALVPPDWLGRFGAAVAACPGAGVWGCRVRGLEAPAYVQSGDAHLLPTPREPGTLGRGFELARPWLSSPDWGQFGLSRPCATVTGCCHLFAGPVLAGLGGFDLRFSPTQYDDLDHDLRLLATGKTPYYWGHLTVLHAKATGASGNVGGAGYGQGFANQLKLHGKYDDAALAAAAATAFAALAADQAAKEQTLSGRGAAQPIAVPARPDGPGYADGSPGENGHGR